One genomic segment of Peromyscus leucopus breed LL Stock chromosome 23, UCI_PerLeu_2.1, whole genome shotgun sequence includes these proteins:
- the LOC114681327 gene encoding glycolipid transfer protein: MALLAEHLLKPLPADRQIETGPFLEAVAHLPPFFDCLGSPVFTPIKADISGNITKIKAVYDTDPAKFRTLQNILEVEKGMYGAEWPKVGATLALLWLKRGLRFIQVFLQSICDGERDENHPNLIRVNANKAYEMALKKYHGWLVQKIFKAALYAAPYKSDFLKALSKGQNVTEEECLEKVRLFLVNYTATIDAIYDMYTKMNAELDYTV; encoded by the exons ATGGCGCTGCTGGCCGAGCACCTGCTCAAGCCGCTGCCCGCGGACCGGCAGATCGAGACCGGGCCCTTCCTGGAGGCGGTGGCCCACCTGCCGCCCTTCTTCG ATTGCCTTGGGTCCCCAGTGTTCACGCCCATCAAGGCAGACATAAGTGGGAACATCACG AAAATCAAAGCCGTGTACGACACCGACCCCGCCAAGTTCAGGACCCTGCAGAACATCCTGGAAGTGGAGAAGGGCATGTATGGAGCCGAGTGGCCCAAAGTGGGGGCCACGCTGGCACTGCTGTGGCTGAAAAG GGGCCTGCGCTTCATCCAGGTGTTCCTGCAGAGCATCTGCGACGGGGAACGGGATGAGAACCACCCCAACCTCATCCGCGTAAACGCCAACAAGGCCTATGAGATGGCCCTCAAGAAGTACCACGGCTGGCTGGTGCAGAAGATCTTCAAG GCTGCACTGTACGCAGCGCCCTACAAGTCTGACTTCCTGAAGGCGCTCTCCAAGGGGCAGAACGTGACGGAGGAGGAGTGCCTGGAGAAGGTCCGCCTCTTCCTGGTCAACTACACGGCCACCATCGACGCCATCTATGACATGTACACCAAGATGAACGCGGAGCTTGACTACACGGTGTAG